GAAGAGCTGGGAGGAATACACTTTTAAACAAATGCCACTCGGAGCTTGTATGCCCATTTTTACCAAATTTATCAATGATGCAAAAGCTTCCGAGAATGCCATTCTCAATCACTTCAGTAAAAAACTGGGTGGTGAAGATGTTGTATTGGATAAATTTACAGTAATTTCTTCTCCAAAGAAATCATACATTATTAAAGGGGAACCATTTGAGACTGAAATTTCTTTGGCAGCCTCTACTTCCAAAGCATCTCAGACCAAAGTGGCTCTTTCCGTCAACGGCTCCCCACTTACCGTCAATGATGAGGGAGTTGCAGTGTGGAAATCCATGGGATCTGATGTTGGAGTAAAGAAGTATTCTGCAGTGGCTTCTGTGACCAATCCTGTGACTGGAAAAACAGATACCTACAAGAAAGATTTCGAGTTTGAAGTGGGCGAAAGATCCGCCAACGTTTCCGCCAAGAAAATGAACGTATTTTATATTGGTGTGGACAATCCAGTGGGGATCTCCGCAGCAGGAGTTCCATCGGCTCAATTGAAAGTTGATGCAAGCGGAGCTGGAATTAACATTTCCAAATCAGGTGCAGGAGACTACAACGTGACCGTTTCTCAGCAAGGTGAAGCTTCAATTACACTTTCTGGCGGTGGATTAACACCTACTACCTTTAAGTTTAGAGCAAAGAGGATTCCTACACCCATTCCTCAACTTTCCGGCAAGACGGGTGGTGCTATCCCGAATGGTACCTTTAAAGCTCAGCAAGGAATTATTCCGGTTTTGGAAGGATTTGATTTTGATGCGAAATGCGCCATTGGCGGTTTTAGACTCGTTAGAATTGCTCCAAGACAGGACCCTGAATTTGCTACCAATCAAGGGGGAAGATTTGCTGGTGAAGTTGAAAAATTGATTTCCAAGGCAAAACCTGGAGATCGCTATATTTTTGAAGAAATCAAAGCCCGCTGTCCTGGCGATCAGGCCGGTCGGGAGTTGAATGAAATGTCATTTAAAATTCAATAATTTCTCTATCATGAAAGTTTTCAGGATATCTTTTTTAGTACTCTTATTTGGATTGAACTATTCCTTTTCTTTTGCCCAGGTGGACGAAGAAGTCACTGAGTCAAGTGAATTGGATGTTCCTTCAGAGTATCTCGATGACATCGTTACCAGACAATTGGTACCAGAACAAAGAGTGTTGGCCTATGAACCCATTCGGGAAGCCGACATTGTCTGGACCAAAAGGGTATGGAGGATTTTAGATACCCGCGAAAAGATGAACATTGCCTTTATGGAGCCCAACAGATATTTTTTTCAGGTTTTGTTGGACCTTGCAAGAAATGGCGATGTTAAAATTTTTGCAAAGGATGATTTCAAAAGGGTGGTTCTCAATGACGAGCTTGAAAAGATGCTTTACAAAATTGACACCCAAAGTGTTTGGGATCCTGAGACCTACATCGAGGAAATTAAAGTAATCAGAAACGACATAAATCCTGAAGATATTCAAAAATACAGGATTAAGGAATTGTGGTATTTTGACAAGGAAGCCTCCAGACTTCAATGTAGAATTTTGGGTATTGCTCCGATTAAGGATGAAAGAGATCTCACCACAGGTGAAGTAAAATACTCTGGTCCGATGTTTTGGGTGTACTATCCTGAAGTTAGAAAATACCTGACGAAAGAAAGGGTTTTTAACGATAAAAACGACAGTTCTCCAATGACCTGGGCAGATATTTTTGATGGCAGATTTTTCTCCAGCTACATTTTTAAAGAGTCCAATGTATTGGATTATCGACTGGAAGATTTCTTTTCAGGAGAAGATGAAAATGCCGGAGTTAAAATGCTTCTTGAGTCAGAGCGGATCAAAAATGAGCTTCTCAATTTTGAGCACGATCTCTGGGTCTATTGATTTATTTGAATTGCAAACTAAATAAGAGCCGGCGCTTTCATAAGTAGCCGGCTTTTTTTTTCATGGACTCCAAATACAAATTTAACATTTGAGAAATGAATGTAACTTAGCGGAATGACAAGCTGGTATATGCAGAAGCATCGGTTTTCTCTTTTGAAATTTCTGATTGCCTTTTTCCTTCCTTTTTTAGTGGAAGGCCAACAGAGCTGTTTGACCTTCCTTCAAAAAGCGCCGCTGCCGGCTGAATCCGTAGGGAAGGCATTTACTTCTGTCAAACTCGAATTTCTGGAAGCTGAATTATTGGCAGATGGATCGGAATACAAGAGGGTCAAATCATGGTCATTTACTTTTGACCAAAAACAATACGGTGAGCAACTTTCCAAATATGTCGAGAGGTGGGATCGAAAGGCGGAGGACAATAGCTTTGCATTGAATTATATTCCCGATACCACACAAGAAGTCGCAAGAGCCATTTATTATTACCAGCGTATGGCAGATTCAATCCTTCAAATCTGGAACCCCGTATCGCATTTAGCGCGAAATTTAGACCCTGATTTTACGGTGCTTTCAGACATGGATTATGGCTGTAATGATATCAAGGCATCTGCCAGGAAATTGAACGAAACAGCACGCAAACAGGCAGAACTTCTAGAAGGAGCCAGGCAACAAATGCTGCCAATTTTTGACCGGTTTCAAAGACATTTTAACAAATTGTCTCAAATTGAAGATCCGATTATGAACAATGAAGTGATCCATCAAATGAGCAAAGTATTGGGCGTATTGGAAGATTGGAACCTTATCGTTGGTGCAACCATGTTTAATATGGTCGAAACAGGAATATCTTTGAACAATGGAATATGCAGGCCTTGATGCCAATACGCAAGTCCATCTAAAAATTTTATTTTGAATACCTGCGCCTAAAATTTAAAACCCATGGTGCATTGAAAACCAAACATGGTTTTATTTTGCTGTACCAGGGTAGTGACTGCATCGATGGTGCCGTCCGAATCAAAATCAGATTGACCAGTTAAAAAAGGTAGATATCCATTTTTGGATTTAAATTGATTGAGGCCTAAATCCAGATAGAATATTTTTAAACGTATACCCAATCCTGCACTCAATCCATTTTGAAATTCATTGTTGTTTTCATAGGGAGAGCTCATCATCAGATAGCCAGCTCTTATCCTAAATTGATCCAATACCAATTCTCCACCGAAACGAAATTCTGTAACCGGTTTAAATTGTTTCACAATGTCATTGTTCAACTCTTCCTGATACCTTCTGTCTCCTTCAAAATCAGATTCGGCGGTCAAATCAAATCGAGCACTGGAGGGGTCATACCGATCAATGTCAAAGCTCAAAAAACCAAATTTCCCTACAAGGGAAACAGATCCTACCCAGCGCATTGGAGTGATTAAGCGATATTTAAAATAACCATCGGGTGAATTGGCGTTTTCTGTTTTAAAAGTATTGTTTTCGAAATAGCGGTATTGCATACTGGTATTGTAGTTGTCTTCCATCCAAAGATAAGATGGACTGTGCCAGGCCAAACCAATTCGAAGGGCGTGCACGGGCTTAAAAATAACACCGGTTTTCAATTGTACACCGCCATAATCTGTGTTGAGATTTTCTTCCGTCTTGATCTGATCAAAAGGTTGGAGACTGAGGATCCCTGGATTTGTTTCCTGATAACGCTTTGTGTGGCTATAGCTTCCAACAGGTACTTCCAAATTGGCACCAAGCTGTACAAACTCATTGTAATTGGCACCCACTCCCATGACAAAATTCCTGGCAAATCCTTTTTGCCGGAGTGTCTCTGATTTCAAGCTTTGTACATTCTTTTTTTCCAACAAATCAGTCGTGTAATAAGTAGGTTGTAGATCGGGATCCAACTCGTACAATGCTCCTGTTTCATACGCTAGACCTGCTTCAAAATCATCCAGATCATCCGGAGCAAAACCCCTCCCGTCACTATAAGAAGGATCCAGTGAGAGTTCGTAATACCGGTGAAGGATGCTTCCGGCTGACATACCGGAAAAATAGTGGTCTTGTTCAAAAGAACCCATTCCGTTTATTCCCAAGGCAACATTAAATTGCTTCCAATTAGAGCCAATGGGTTTCGTGCAGATGACCAATCCGATACCTGAAAAAGCTCCACTAAGTCTATTCTGTTGGTGGCTTAGATTGTTGTTGTCCCCTTTTACCGAAGATTCAATTTGGGCGGAATGACCCAAAAAAGAAAAGCTAAAATCGGACTTTCTGTAAACACCTGTTCCTGCGGGATTAAGGCTTATGGCTGCAAAATCTGCGCCGATGGATCCCATTGCTCCTCCAACTCCCATCAGTCTTGCAGAACCCATGGATCTTGTTTGTGTAAATCGAAGGGCATCTGAACTCAATTGAGCGGAAAGCACCAGACTAAGGCACGCTGCCGGAAAAAATGCAAAGACTTTTTTATTCAACATACGAATTGTTGTGATATGAAAAAAAATTGGTTTTCAAAGCCATTACCAAAAGGAAGACCGTCCAAAATTTGAACGATCTACCTTTTAATTACCTACTTGGGTTTTATTTTAATTTAGAATGAATTACCTCGGGCTTCTCCGACTTCCTCCTGAAGAATTGGATCCGGCACCGGAACTGTTTGATCTGCCGGGATTGGAAGATCTCGGGGATGATTCCATTCTTGGTGAATTATTTCTAAAGGATGGCTCTCTCGAAGGAGCGGATCTTTCCATTCTGGAATTATTATTTGGTTCCTCCCAGGATCTCGATCTTTCATTGTGGTTTCTTGTATCCATAGACCGGTTCCTGTTAAAAGATCGGTCTGAATCCTGGTTTTGATAAGAATCATTTCGATCTTGAGGGGATTCGGGCCAATATCTGCTGCTTCTTCTATTTTGTCCATCGCGACCTTGGGTTTCAGAAGATCCCTCAGTTGGATAGCGATCCGAACGGAATCGGATCGTTTTCCTCGAATTGGTATTGCGATCTTCATTGGATGGATCAACTTTGTTATCCGCACCGCCACCTGGAACCACTGTTTCCGTTCCTTCCTTTGGATCCGTTTTTCTGACAACCCTTCTAGTGCCTGTTAGATCATCCGATGGAGCGGGAGTTGTATTATTTTGATCTACCTCAGAAGATTTAAATCTTGGATTGGTATTGCGATCTGTGGACCTGTTCAGGACATCATGATCAACAGTAGTCTTTTCGGATGGATCGATGGTATGATCCTGATGAGGGTCGGTACTTCTTACCCTGACTGGTCCAGAACGTGAAGTAGTTGTGCTGCCATAATTTCTACTGCCGT
This window of the Saprospiraceae bacterium genome carries:
- the gldN gene encoding gliding motility protein GldN; this translates as MKVFRISFLVLLFGLNYSFSFAQVDEEVTESSELDVPSEYLDDIVTRQLVPEQRVLAYEPIREADIVWTKRVWRILDTREKMNIAFMEPNRYFFQVLLDLARNGDVKIFAKDDFKRVVLNDELEKMLYKIDTQSVWDPETYIEEIKVIRNDINPEDIQKYRIKELWYFDKEASRLQCRILGIAPIKDERDLTTGEVKYSGPMFWVYYPEVRKYLTKERVFNDKNDSSPMTWADIFDGRFFSSYIFKESNVLDYRLEDFFSGEDENAGVKMLLESERIKNELLNFEHDLWVY